Below is a genomic region from Phragmites australis chromosome 20, lpPhrAust1.1, whole genome shotgun sequence.
TTATGTTTCTAACTTCGTTTTTGCAATTGAAAttctatttcttgcaaaaaaactTATTAATGCAAATTTGTTATTACCTCTTTCACTTGATATAACacaatttttcaaaactttGGCATATTAGCCATACACTATTTAGTACTCTAATACTATTGTGGGATCTACACTATGTCAaacacatagtgactatcctTAAAGTGCATACCCAATATCAAATTTGAAACCAAGATCTACACATTTTCAGATGATTACCTTAATTTATATCTCATATTGGTCATACACAAGGTAGTACCTATGTACTAATGTgggatctacactatgtttaccacatagtgactatcctcGACGTGTGTACCCAATTTGAGTATGAATTAAAGAAGGTCTACACCAacttttggtgattaccttcaaAGTGTTAACACAAGATTTGCATAACGCAAGGTAGTGGGATTCAAACCATCTACTTCAGAGTTACATATTATGCCCGTATTATTGAAAGGTCTACACCATTTCGGGGACTACCTTCAATATGTTACcaacataatttgaggtctacattatgtaattcaagtattaacttgactttacaatttttgcattattacaacattactaTGATTCTTTAATTTACCCAAAGTGTAAATTCATGCAATCATCGGTCAATATGTAGGACAAAAATGTCAAGCATCGAGTTCGACAAACTCGAGTTAGATGGAAAAAACTATCTAACATGGGAAATAAACATGAAGATAAGCATATCATCCCGCGGACTCATAAAGGCAATTAATCCTCCTCAAGAGggatatatatagggggacaaTCCATATAAGAGAAAATGTGCTTAGTGGATAGCTGTGCCACTAACTCTATATTAAGCAAGACTAAATATTTCCGAactcttaaaaagagtaaagaaaatattttgacaatcgtGGGATACAatgctatgattgttggctctggtcgCGGCATAATCACTCTCCTTATGGGTACTCAAATTATAATCGATGATGTAATATTGTATCCTGATTCAATACGTaccctactaagttatagagatatccgtcaaaaTGGTCTTCATATcgaaacccatgatgacaacaaagaggaatatatcctcattaccaaaaaataacggatatgccaaataaatactagagaaaatttcCTCTTTATCTTCAGGATTGTACTAACATACAACAAACACGTACCACATGTTGCTTATaagataatttttcataatattgATACATTCCAAATATGGCCTGATCGCCTTGGTCACCCTGGTATCGGGATGATGCGAAAATTTATCAGTAATTCAattggtcatggcataaatatTGCCAAATTTCCACAATCTTTGGATTTTGTGTGCACTGCATGTGCCACAGGAAAATTGATTTTAATaccctcttatcttaaaattagAGCTGAATCACTTAAAttccttgaacgcattcaagaCGATATTTGTGATCCTATCCGACCTTTAACATGACCGTTCAGGTACTTCATAGTTCTCATTGATGCATCTACATGATGTTCACATGTGTGCCTTTTGTCCACATGAAATCATACTTTTGCTAAAATAATTgttcaaattattaaattacaagCACATTATTTTGAACATAAGATACAATCCATTTGAATGGATAATGTGGTTGAATTCATGTCTCGTGCTTTCAATGATTATTGTTAGGATCTAGGAATTCAAGTCTAGCACTCAGTATCAtacgtccatactcaaaatggtttggtcgaatctctcatcaagagagtTAAGCTCATTGCACGACCAtcattacataattacaacctaCCAACTTTATATTGGGGTCATGTAATCTTACACGATATTGACTTAATTCAATTAcgaccaactgcatatcacaCAGCTTCCCCACTGTAGTTAGTACATGAAAATCCTCCTAGCATTTTTCATACGCGAGAGTTTGGTTGCACTGTATACGTACTGATCTCACCACCGCATTATACATCAATGAGTTACACCGAAAATTAGGGATCTATGTGGAGTATAGCTCTTCGTCAATCATAAAATACCTCGACCTCCTCACAGGGGACCTATTTGATGATGAGCATTTCTTGACATTATGGGGgatttcaagtaccagaaaaaatactagaaaatcaattggaattCCACAGATATTTTCTCCTCAGATCCATGTACTCAGGAATATGAACTCTAAGTTCAGAGAATCATAATATGCAAAATATTGTAAATAACctgccagatgcatttactgataACAAATGTGTCACTAAATCCTATATTCCTGCTATGAATGTGCcgaaaagagtggaggtaccaaataaaattactcaactcccaaatcaaaataagagaggGAGAAATATGACcacaaaggataaagcttcttgcaagctacaATGAAAACAGAGGAATCCCTCCtcaaaaataataaatacaaatcaacatTAAGTTGAACGACACTCAAGGCCTATGGATACTATACATCCAGTGCATGTTCAAGATCCACATCCTAGCTCAACTATACACACAAATACTGATGCTGGGGTATTAGAACACCTATACTCTATCGTAATGGGAAATCATGATGAGTCAGAAAGGGTAGATAAAATTttcatcaattatattgattttGGAGAATCATTTGACAGAAATACTACAATTATCAGCACATACTTCTCAAAGATTGCAAATGACGTTCTTAATGATACAGATCCCAAAACCATGGCAGAGTGCCGTAAGCGCTCGGACTGGACATAATGAAAGGATGCAATCCAGACAGAATTGCAAtcgctctccaaaagagaggtattcacattaGTAATATATACTCTTCGAAACATTTGCCCTATGGGATACAAGTAGGTTTTCATCTGTAAACGGAATGAAAACAATGAtgtggtgagatataaagcaagacttgtagcacaagggttcacacagagacccggtattgatttcaatgagacttaTTCTCCAGTAAATAATAGAATCATGTTCCGATATCTAATTTCATTAgcagttcaaaatcatctatctatttagttgatggatgtagtgatCGCATATCTAGATGGGTCACTTAATTCAGACATATATACGAAAGTCCTTAAAGGACTAAACATTCGAAATCCAAACACAAACCGCAGCATGTATTGTGTAAAGTTTAGAAAGTCATTATATGACTTAAAACAATCAGTAAGAATGTGGTATAACCGACTAAAAGagttccttttaaaaaaaagtactccaacaatgatgattgcctATGTGTCTTCATAAATAAGCCCGCAACatgattttgtattatctctgcctatgttgatgatatgaatatcatcaaaaatacagaagatatagatgaaacatacaatcatctaaagacggaatttgaaatgaaggatttgggtaaaaccaaattttgatgGGGTATACAACTCGAGCATATTCCTTCAAAAATTCTAGTACACCGCATATACctagaaaatattaaagaaattcaatatggacaaatcatatccatccaagACTCCCATGGTTGTTCGATTTGGAGAAAGATCTATTTAGACTACGTGAGGAGGAGAAGACATACTCGGACCCGAGGTTCCTTATCTCAGTGCCCTTGAAGcacttatgtatcttgcaaattgtacCAGGACTGATATTGTATTTAcagtgaacttactagctaggcaTAACGCTGCTCCAACTAAACGCTAGTGGGCGAAAGTCAAGAATATCTTTCAATATCTTCAAGGCACTATAGATCTTGGTCTTTTCTTTAAACAAAATAAGATATGAATATGGTTGGTTACACTGATGCTGGCTACTTATCATATTCCTACAATACCGGATCACAGACATGCTTTGTATTCTTACACAATGGAACAACCATTTTATAAAAGTCTTCAAAATAGACTCTAGGGGCTCAATCCACAAATTATTCTAAAATAATTGTATTATATAAAGCATTACGTGAATACTtatggcttcgcagaatgataaaccacatatAATAATCATGTGATATTGGTTCTATCGAATCACCAATAATTATCCATAAAGATAATTCTatatgtattgctcaaatataAAGGTTATATAAAAAGTAATATAACTAAATATAATGCTCCTAAAATATCATATCCTcatgaattgcaaaataataGGGAGATAGAAATCTTAGAAATTAAATCATATGATTATATcgctgatttattcactaagtccttacgAACTCctacattctaaaaatatgttcatggaattggtatgcgacggctacgagatttgcaaggttcagaGGAGCTAATCCTTGAATAATAACACATTCTTTTCCTTTATAAAATTTTcctatatgattttttatataagATTTAAATAAGATAATATCTACTTTATTCAGCTATTTTTTCAAGTAGTTTTCAGAGATTCtaatatgatcaaaagatcatAATTATTACTCTAAGTTCACCAATAAGTTTTATCCTTCTAGGTTTCTTATATGAGCTTACAATAagacaatatatgatatataatatatcattttcttcttatattttttcattgattttaacaaagttttaatggcatatccACGTATCAAATActtattttcttcttatatttttttatagagtTTTAGAGAAATTTTTAACAaaaattttatattataaataatAGATCAAGAGAGAGTGTTACGAACGGACATTCCAAAGTACTCAATTAGCAAGATCAATTACCGTTTGCAGTTAGAGACATCCATTCAAAAGCAACTGACACATAAACAGACATGTTTATATCCATTAaactcacacacacacatatatatatatataaacactatttattaattatatatgaTTTTCATATCATGTCCGCTCTTGATTCTGTCTCTCTAATATTAACAAGACAATAATGAGAAATTTGGATGCCGAACAGACTCCAGAACCACGCTCGTTTTTTTGGACGGGTCAGATTTGGAGCACTACTACTTAGATCGAAATACAATCCTTGATTCGCAATTTGGGTGGAGGTGATCTTGATCCGAAATCTCGAATCGTGGTACCGTAGAACTAGGGCTGGAAACGAGTCGAACCGAgcttggctcggctcggctcgtagAAGCTTGGTGAAATgtaggctcggctcggctcggttgcTGGCTCGAGTCGGCTCGCGAGCCTTCCAGACCATCAGGCATCAATACAGAACAGAAGCTCGAAAACACCTCATACGCAAATAGGAAACACACGATAACAACAACTATTAgatttatttatatacattcatGTATGAGTCATAAAATATAGCTCAAGCTCACACCAGGTGGTCTCAGACTTACTGCGATTTTGCAGTCTTCATCACCACGCCCAGCTATATGCCTATATAGCTCTGCATTACATCCATTATGAGGCCTAGCTATGAATAAGCAGGGTATCAAATCAATAGAGCAAAAATATACACACATGCACAGTATACAACTAAATAGACTGATGTTAAGGTGTTGAACTACTGGACCAGGTATGTCAACAGTTCATGACTCGGTTTGGCTCACAAACAACTCGCGAGTTAACTCGGCTCGACTCGGTTCATAAAGTGAGCCAACGGTGTGGTTCGAACTCAACTTGTTTAGACAACGAACCGAACCTCACGAATCAAAACTAGCTGTGAGCTGCGAGCTGCGAGCTTTTTTCCAACCCTATTTAGAACCCTGCCTCGCTTGTAGTATCTACGGAGTCCGGACTCCGGTTGGGGTGGGGCAAAAAGAGAGCAGCCGTAGAAAGACAAAAGGATAAAAGGATCACCTCGCCGTCACTCTCACTAACAGCAGCAAGCACCGCCTACTCTTCCTTAGGCTCATCCTGTCCTGTTCCTGCTACTATTCCTGCTGTCATCTGATCATCTTCTCTCCCATCACTTTCTTATCCCGCCGCTTCCAAAGCCTAGAGAGCTCTCTCCCGTCGGCGTCGCTAAACTCGCAGCCACCATAGCCACTTGCCGCCGACCTCGTTCGTCACAAGAGCTCGTTCGCAGTCGCCTAGCTTGTGAGTTGCGACCGAGCTCTAGTGGCCTTGCACTCCATGTCATTTGGCAAGAGAGACATGAGCCAGGAGAACCTGCACCAAGACCGCAAGGACGTGACGCCCATCCACTTCAggacgccgacgccgccgctGCAGCAGCCGCAGCATGGCGGCCACGGTGAGCACCAGCATCAGCAGCTGGAGTGCTTCTCTGATGAGGTGGACAGCCGCGCGAGCGCCGAGCTGAAGGATCCCGCGAGTGCCGGGACCCTGGTGGTCTCCAGCGGCGGCGACGGGGCGAGCATCGAGGTGGCCAAGAAGCGGAGGGGGCGGCCGCCGGGGTCCAAGAACAAGCCGAAGCCGCCCGTGGTGATCACGCGGGAGGCGGAGCCCGCGGCGGCGATGCGGCCGCACGTGATCGAGATACCCTGTGGCCGCGACGTCGCGGACGCGCTCGCGCGCTTCGCGACCCGCCGCAATCTCGGGATCTGCGTGCTCGCTGGCACGGGCGCCGTCGCCAACGTCTCGCTCCGCCACCCTACCCCCGGCGTCCTTTGCGCGACGCCCGCCGCCGTCGTCTTCCACGGGCAGTACGAGATCCTCTCCATCTCTGCCACGTTCCTTCCCCCGGCCATGTCTGCCGTGGCGCCGCAGGCCGCCGGCGGCGTCTCCATCTCGCTCGCCGGCCCGCACGGCCAGATCATCGGCGGCACCGTGACGGGCCCGCTCTACGCCGCGACCACCGTCGtggtcgtcgccgccgccttcACCAACCCCACCTTCCACCGCCTCCCCGCGGACGACGACGCGTCGGTGTCCGTCTCGGTCTCCTTCTCCGCCGGCAGCGGCGACGCCGCGGACGAGCACCGCGGCCATCAGCAGCACCAACCTGAGCCGCCGCAAGAACAGCGCCACGTCGTGCAACGGCAGCCCGCGCCGCATCTCGCCGCGTCCGCCTCGGTCGCGCAGCCTTGCGGTCCGGTGCCCATCTTCGCTTGCTACCCGCCGCCGCCCCAAGAAGTGATGTGGCCGCCGGTGGCTCGTGCGccgcacccgccgccgccaccgtacTGATCGCACGCCCGGTGATCAATAACTGGTACGCGTTTACCGCAGCTTTCGCATCATGTAAGGTTACTGAATGTGACGATGCGCGCTTCGGCGCTATATCTACTTCGACCTTAGCATTTAGGGTTTAACTTGATCTCTTTCTTTTGGTCTTGTGATGATACTGTCATTGATCTGTATTGCAAGAAGCTAGCACACACTGCTACCTTTTCTTTCTCTGTTGCATGCACAT
It encodes:
- the LOC133902113 gene encoding AT-hook motif nuclear-localized protein 17-like, coding for MSFGKRDMSQENLHQDRKDVTPIHFRTPTPPLQQPQHGGHGEHQHQQLECFSDEVDSRASAELKDPASAGTLVVSSGGDGASIEVAKKRRGRPPGSKNKPKPPVVITREAEPAAAMRPHVIEIPCGRDVADALARFATRRNLGICVLAGTGAVANVSLRHPTPGVLCATPAAVVFHGQYEILSISATFLPPAMSAVAPQAAGGVSISLAGPHGQIIGGTVTGPLYAATTVVVVAAAFTNPTFHRLPADDDASVSVSVSFSAGSGDAADEHRGHQQHQPEPPQEQRHVVQRQPAPHLAASASVAQPCGPVPIFACYPPPPQEVMWPPVARAPHPPPPPY